A region from the Methylocystis iwaonis genome encodes:
- the ligD gene encoding DNA ligase D encodes MPTRARKDDSALGAYRARRDFSVTPEPQGGVSHGGAPRLVVQRHFARREHFDLRLEMDGVLKSWAVARGPSSDPADKRLAVRTEDHPLDYGDFEGLIPKGEYGGGTVMLWEDATFIPQNGDPLEALEKGEIKFLAQGARMKGGWVLVRMKTRDKGENWLLIKERDEYADKEEDLAGRYVTSVTTGRTREEIERGAKAKAASLATHTSPLRGGRRPKAAGWGPRSHDDVGAGPHPTPLRGATLPVKGRDKSPEIARSRAKSAYWSDKPIASAPTPKFIAPQLCETAEQPPSTGDWIFELKYDGYRLELATGADGARVYTRTGLDWTERFSGLARAAFALPCRNALLDGEAVVFDEKGLSDFAMLVSALEAGRSERVEFVAFDLLMLDEKDLRRESLRKRKEQLKELLSKSDGAIRYGDYIEGDGRTVFAQATRAGAEGIIAKRADAPYRSGRFSDWLKIKGDFREDVLIVGYRPSEKGETFASLVAAKETPEGLRYVGRIGTGYDAATRRTLAPLLAKRAKKGSGPKLLAADKIPKGVVLIETPFPAEVRFGGWTMDGQLRQARFLGVREDMTPKAPAQQEPPKLSRITHASRVVFPADGITKGEIAAYYDAVAPRMAPHLADRPISLLRAPETVEELFFQRHPLKGMSKGILTVENEDEPYIALDGALGLHTAAQFGAIEIHGWMSLASDLDRPDRMVFDLDPDEDLPFRGTCKAAADIRDYLKAIGLSSWPLLTGGKGIHIVLPLDRSLTYADTEVFAAGFARGLARQEPQRFVATMSKRRRAGRIFIDWLRNKKTATAILPWSLRARPGATVAAPLSWKTLAAADSASDYDIKSALGLKDEWRGFFETRQTIAPGALSFMKTNGG; translated from the coding sequence ATGCCGACGCGCGCCAGGAAAGACGATAGCGCGCTCGGCGCCTATCGCGCCAGGCGCGATTTCTCGGTCACGCCGGAGCCGCAGGGAGGGGTTTCGCATGGCGGCGCGCCCCGTCTCGTGGTGCAACGGCATTTCGCGCGGCGCGAGCATTTCGACCTTCGGCTCGAAATGGATGGCGTGTTGAAGAGCTGGGCCGTCGCGCGCGGCCCGTCGTCTGACCCGGCCGACAAGCGTCTGGCTGTCCGCACCGAGGATCATCCGCTCGATTACGGCGATTTCGAAGGCTTGATCCCCAAGGGCGAATATGGCGGCGGGACGGTGATGCTGTGGGAGGACGCGACTTTTATACCGCAGAATGGCGATCCGCTCGAGGCGTTGGAGAAGGGGGAAATCAAGTTCCTGGCCCAGGGCGCGCGCATGAAGGGCGGCTGGGTTCTGGTGCGTATGAAGACGCGCGACAAAGGGGAAAACTGGCTCCTGATAAAGGAGCGGGACGAATACGCCGACAAGGAGGAGGACCTCGCCGGGCGATATGTGACGAGCGTCACGACCGGCCGCACGCGCGAGGAGATCGAGCGGGGGGCGAAAGCGAAAGCTGCGTCGTTAGCCACCCATACCTCCCCTTTACGGGGAGGTCGGCGGCCGAAGGCCGCCGGGTGGGGCCCGCGCAGCCACGACGATGTTGGGGCCGGACCCCACCCGACCCCGCTTCGCGGGGCCACCCTCCCCGTAAAGGGGAGGGATAAGAGCCCCGAGATTGCTCGATCACGGGCGAAGTCTGCCTATTGGTCGGATAAGCCCATCGCCTCCGCGCCGACGCCGAAATTCATCGCGCCGCAACTCTGTGAAACGGCCGAACAGCCCCCCTCCACAGGCGACTGGATTTTCGAACTGAAATACGACGGGTACCGCCTGGAGCTTGCGACCGGTGCCGACGGCGCGCGCGTTTATACGCGCACGGGGCTCGACTGGACGGAGCGCTTTTCCGGTCTCGCGCGCGCGGCTTTCGCGCTCCCCTGCCGCAATGCGCTTCTCGACGGCGAGGCGGTTGTCTTCGACGAGAAGGGGCTCTCTGATTTCGCCATGCTGGTCTCGGCGCTGGAAGCCGGGCGCAGTGAGCGCGTGGAGTTCGTCGCTTTCGATCTGCTGATGCTTGATGAGAAGGATCTGCGCCGCGAGTCGCTGCGCAAGCGCAAGGAGCAGCTCAAAGAGCTTCTTTCCAAAAGCGACGGCGCCATTCGCTATGGCGATTATATCGAAGGCGACGGGCGGACGGTCTTTGCGCAGGCCACACGCGCGGGCGCAGAAGGGATCATCGCCAAGCGCGCCGATGCGCCCTATCGCAGCGGGCGCTTTTCGGATTGGCTGAAGATCAAGGGCGACTTTCGCGAAGACGTGCTGATTGTGGGCTACCGCCCTTCCGAGAAGGGCGAGACATTCGCCTCGCTCGTCGCCGCGAAAGAAACGCCGGAGGGCCTGCGTTATGTGGGACGCATCGGGACGGGCTATGACGCGGCCACAAGGCGCACGCTCGCGCCTTTATTGGCAAAGCGCGCGAAAAAGGGGAGCGGGCCGAAGCTCCTTGCGGCGGACAAGATTCCAAAGGGCGTCGTCCTCATCGAAACGCCCTTTCCGGCGGAAGTGCGCTTCGGCGGCTGGACCATGGATGGGCAATTGCGGCAGGCGCGCTTTCTCGGCGTGCGCGAAGACATGACGCCGAAAGCGCCCGCGCAACAGGAGCCGCCGAAGCTCTCGCGCATCACCCATGCGAGCCGCGTCGTCTTTCCCGCCGATGGGATCACCAAGGGCGAGATCGCCGCCTATTACGACGCCGTTGCGCCGCGCATGGCGCCCCATCTCGCCGATCGGCCGATCAGCCTGTTGCGCGCGCCGGAGACGGTCGAGGAGCTGTTCTTCCAGCGCCATCCGTTGAAAGGGATGAGCAAGGGCATTCTGACCGTCGAGAATGAAGACGAGCCCTATATCGCGCTCGATGGCGCGCTTGGCTTGCACACGGCGGCGCAATTCGGCGCCATTGAAATTCACGGCTGGATGTCGCTTGCAAGCGATCTCGACCGCCCGGACCGGATGGTTTTCGATCTCGATCCGGACGAGGATTTGCCGTTCCGCGGCACCTGCAAGGCCGCCGCCGATATTCGCGATTATCTGAAGGCGATCGGCCTCTCATCCTGGCCGCTGCTGACAGGCGGCAAGGGGATTCATATCGTGCTGCCGCTCGACCGTTCGCTCACTTACGCGGATACGGAAGTGTTCGCGGCGGGCTTCGCGCGCGGGCTGGCGCGACAGGAGCCGCAACGCTTCGTCGCGACGATGAGCAAGCGGCGCCGGGCCGGGCGCATCTTCATCGATTGGCTGCGCAACAAAAAAACGGCGACGGCGATCCTGCCATGGTCACTGCGCGCCCGACCCGGCGCGACGGTGGCGGCGCCTTTGTCATGGAAGACGCTGGCCGCCGCCGATAGCGCCAGCGATTACGACATCAAAAGCGCGCTTGGCTTGAAGGATGAGTGGCGCGGGTTCTTTGAGACGCGCCAGACCATTGCGCCTGGGGCGTTGAGTTTTATGAAGACGAATGGCGGCTGA
- a CDS encoding DUF2269 family protein: MFDTITFLKWLHIISSTVLFGTGLGTAFHGLASNMRGDLRAIVAGNKNVVLADWIFTAPAVIIQPATGVALMLEEGWPFDTHWILASVALYIFVGACWLPVVWLQMQMARIAEDCLTTGALLPPQYKRYFWWWFALGWPAFISMLVIFWLMVAKPDF; the protein is encoded by the coding sequence ATGTTCGACACGATTACTTTTCTGAAATGGCTCCATATCATCAGCTCGACCGTTTTATTCGGCACAGGGCTCGGCACGGCGTTTCACGGCCTTGCGAGCAATATGCGCGGCGATCTGCGCGCCATTGTCGCCGGCAACAAAAACGTCGTGCTCGCCGATTGGATCTTCACGGCCCCGGCGGTGATCATTCAGCCGGCGACGGGCGTCGCGCTCATGCTCGAAGAGGGTTGGCCGTTCGACACGCATTGGATATTGGCGTCGGTCGCGCTTTACATTTTCGTCGGCGCCTGCTGGCTTCCGGTCGTGTGGCTGCAGATGCAAATGGCGCGCATCGCCGAAGACTGCCTTACGACCGGCGCGCTGCTGCCGCCGCAATATAAGCGCTATTTCTGGTGGTGGTTCGCGCTCGGCTGGCCGGCTTTTATCTCCATGCTCGTGATCTTCTGGCTGATGGTGGCGAAGCCGGATTTCTGA
- the gyrB gene encoding DNA topoisomerase (ATP-hydrolyzing) subunit B, which yields MSENEKPNDPAEYGADSIKVLRGLDAVRKRPGMYIGDTDDGTGLHHMVYEVVDNAIDEALAGHATRVTVTLNADGSCTVTDNGRGIPTDIHHEEGVSAANVIMTQLHAGGKFDQNSYKVSGGLHGVGVSVVNALSVWLKLRIWRGGKEYFMEFAHGDALEDLKVVGAAPIEDGAPKRGTEVTFLPSPATFTMIDFDYATIEHRLRELAFLNSGVRILLTDARHAEVKQEELYYEGGLEAFVRWLDRTKQPLVSAPILIKGQREHINVEVALWWNDSYHENVLAFTNNIPQRDGGTHLAGFRAALTRQITGYADSSGLTKREKVDLSGDDCREGLTCVLSVKVPDPKFSSQTKDKLVSSEVRPAVENVMNEILGQWLEEHPADAKNVVSKVVEAAAAREAARKARELTRRKGALDVANLPGKLADCQERDPAKAELFIVEGDSAGGTAKQGRDRAFQAVLPLRGKILNVERARFDKMLSSEQIGTLITALGTGVGRDEFNADKLRYHKIIIMTDADVDGAHIRTLILTFFYRQMPELIDRGHVFIAQAPLYKVTRGKSTQYLKDERALEDYLIDALLDGAVLRTGTEDRAGADLRKVLEDARAFRTVMGSLHSRYDRSVVEQAAMAGALKPHGENGESERLAQEVARRLDAIAEETERGWTGEPREDGYVFKRTLRGVTQAVVLDAAMLNSSEARKLQERADSLRDVFSAPATLIRRGDEAQLSGPVALYDAMNQIGRKGLTIQRYKGLGEMNAEQLWETTLDRDARSLLQVKVKEAVEADDIFVKLMGDVVEPRREFIQENALSVANLDV from the coding sequence ATGAGCGAGAACGAGAAGCCGAACGACCCCGCCGAATATGGCGCCGACTCCATCAAGGTGCTGCGTGGCCTGGACGCCGTCCGTAAACGTCCGGGAATGTATATCGGCGACACGGACGACGGCACCGGCCTGCATCACATGGTCTATGAGGTCGTCGACAACGCCATCGACGAGGCCCTCGCCGGCCATGCGACGCGCGTCACGGTCACGCTCAACGCCGACGGCTCCTGCACCGTCACCGACAACGGCCGTGGCATTCCCACCGACATCCACCATGAGGAAGGCGTGTCGGCGGCGAATGTCATTATGACCCAGCTCCACGCCGGCGGTAAGTTCGACCAGAACTCCTACAAGGTCTCCGGCGGCCTGCACGGCGTCGGCGTCTCGGTCGTCAACGCGCTCTCCGTCTGGCTCAAGCTGCGCATCTGGCGGGGCGGCAAAGAGTATTTCATGGAGTTCGCGCATGGCGACGCGCTCGAGGACCTCAAGGTCGTCGGCGCGGCGCCGATCGAGGACGGCGCGCCCAAGCGCGGCACGGAAGTCACCTTCCTGCCCTCCCCCGCGACCTTCACCATGATCGATTTCGACTATGCGACGATCGAGCATCGGCTGCGCGAGCTCGCCTTTCTGAACTCCGGCGTGCGCATCCTCCTCACCGACGCGCGCCACGCCGAGGTGAAGCAGGAGGAGCTTTATTACGAAGGCGGTCTGGAAGCCTTCGTGCGCTGGCTCGACCGCACCAAGCAGCCGCTCGTCTCGGCGCCGATCCTCATCAAGGGCCAGCGCGAGCACATCAACGTCGAAGTCGCGCTGTGGTGGAACGACAGCTATCACGAGAATGTGCTGGCCTTCACCAACAACATTCCGCAGCGCGACGGCGGCACCCATCTCGCCGGCTTCCGCGCGGCGCTGACGCGTCAGATCACCGGCTATGCCGACTCGTCGGGCCTCACCAAACGCGAGAAGGTCGATCTCTCCGGCGACGATTGCCGCGAGGGCCTCACCTGCGTGCTGTCGGTGAAAGTGCCGGACCCGAAGTTCTCGTCGCAGACAAAAGACAAGCTCGTCTCGTCGGAGGTGCGTCCGGCGGTCGAGAACGTCATGAATGAAATCCTCGGCCAATGGCTCGAGGAGCATCCGGCAGACGCGAAGAACGTCGTCTCCAAGGTCGTCGAGGCGGCGGCCGCGCGCGAGGCGGCGCGCAAGGCCCGCGAGCTGACGCGCCGCAAGGGCGCGCTCGATGTCGCGAACTTGCCCGGCAAGCTCGCGGACTGCCAGGAGCGCGATCCGGCCAAGGCCGAACTCTTCATCGTCGAGGGCGACTCCGCCGGCGGCACCGCCAAGCAGGGGCGCGATCGCGCCTTCCAGGCGGTGCTTCCCCTGCGCGGCAAGATCCTCAATGTCGAGCGCGCGCGCTTCGACAAAATGCTCTCCTCCGAGCAGATCGGCACGCTGATCACGGCGCTCGGCACGGGCGTCGGGCGCGACGAATTCAACGCCGACAAGCTGCGCTATCACAAGATCATCATCATGACCGACGCCGACGTCGACGGCGCCCATATCCGCACGCTGATCCTGACCTTCTTCTACCGGCAGATGCCGGAGCTGATCGATCGCGGCCATGTCTTCATCGCGCAGGCGCCGCTCTATAAGGTGACGCGCGGCAAGTCGACGCAATATCTCAAGGACGAACGCGCGCTCGAAGATTATCTCATCGACGCGCTGCTCGACGGCGCCGTGCTGCGCACGGGAACGGAAGATCGCGCCGGCGCCGATCTGCGCAAGGTGCTGGAGGACGCGCGCGCCTTCCGCACGGTGATGGGAAGCCTGCATTCGCGCTACGACCGCAGCGTCGTCGAGCAGGCCGCCATGGCCGGCGCGCTGAAGCCGCACGGCGAAAATGGCGAGAGCGAGCGCCTGGCGCAGGAAGTCGCGCGGCGTCTCGACGCCATCGCCGAGGAAACCGAACGCGGCTGGACGGGCGAACCGCGTGAGGACGGCTATGTCTTCAAGCGCACGCTGCGCGGCGTGACACAGGCGGTGGTTCTCGACGCCGCCATGTTGAATTCATCCGAAGCGCGCAAGCTGCAGGAGCGCGCGGACTCGCTGCGCGACGTCTTCTCGGCGCCCGCGACCTTGATCCGCCGCGGCGACGAGGCGCAGCTCTCCGGGCCTGTGGCGCTCTACGACGCCATGAACCAGATCGGCCGCAAGGGCCTCACCATCCAGCGCTACAAAGGCTTGGGCGAGATGAACGCCGAGCAGCTCTGGGAGACGACGCTCGACCGCGACGCGCGCTCGCTCCTGCAGGTGAAGGTGAAGGAAGCCGTGGAGGCCGACGACATCTTCGTGAAGCTGATGGGCGACGTGGTGGAGCCGCGCCGCGAGTTCATTCAGGAGAATGCGTTGAGCGTGGCGAATTTGGATGTGTGA
- a CDS encoding L,D-transpeptidase family protein: protein MLKVPCAGALKLLASAAIFFALAPAGAQQEPDAPRPGYEQPDNAPVAPPRRDEQPLDEQPQEAQPRVEHPRRASPAYGPETANATADAARRYATIAASGGWPRIAKPRVDKPLGANASGRPVALLRRRLAIEGYLPNAQDSGDSAWDDALGDALRRFQAHMGLEQTGNFSRETLRELNIPAATRARELEMTAARLAKMHFRFSDRYVDVNIPAASVEAVEDGDAIARFTAVVGGRRHRSPQVATHIVSIDINPTWTVPASIIKKELAPKLRRNPHYFERENIRILDARGREVDPLKLRRVSNKRAAHFSFRQEPGPKNALGSLRISMPNSHDVYMHDTPNKKLFDRDYRFLSHGCVRVEGVYDLASWLLDETSRDWTPDALRDAIDSGRSEKIRLSQSVPVAWVYMTGWAEEDGPAFFRHDIYNLDKGARSPTRRR, encoded by the coding sequence ATGCTCAAAGTGCCTTGCGCCGGCGCCCTCAAGCTGCTGGCGTCCGCCGCCATTTTCTTCGCCCTCGCGCCGGCGGGCGCGCAGCAGGAACCAGACGCGCCGCGGCCGGGATATGAGCAACCGGATAACGCCCCCGTCGCGCCGCCGCGCCGAGACGAGCAGCCTCTAGACGAACAGCCCCAAGAGGCGCAGCCACGGGTCGAACACCCCCGGCGCGCCTCACCCGCTTATGGTCCCGAAACCGCCAACGCCACCGCCGACGCCGCGCGGCGTTATGCGACAATCGCGGCGTCCGGCGGCTGGCCGCGCATCGCCAAGCCCCGCGTCGACAAGCCGCTCGGCGCCAACGCCAGCGGCAGACCGGTCGCGCTGCTACGACGCAGGCTCGCCATCGAAGGCTATCTCCCCAATGCGCAGGACAGCGGCGACAGCGCATGGGATGACGCGCTCGGCGACGCCTTGCGCCGTTTCCAGGCGCATATGGGCCTCGAGCAAACAGGCAATTTCTCGCGCGAGACATTGCGGGAGTTGAACATCCCTGCAGCAACCCGTGCGCGTGAACTGGAAATGACGGCGGCGCGTCTTGCGAAGATGCATTTTCGCTTCAGCGATCGCTACGTCGACGTCAATATTCCTGCGGCCTCCGTCGAAGCCGTGGAAGACGGCGATGCGATCGCGCGCTTCACGGCCGTCGTCGGCGGACGCCGCCACCGCTCGCCGCAAGTGGCCACACATATCGTCTCGATCGACATCAATCCGACATGGACAGTGCCGGCCTCCATTATCAAAAAGGAGCTTGCCCCGAAGCTCAGACGCAACCCCCATTATTTCGAGCGCGAAAACATCCGCATTCTCGACGCGCGCGGCCGCGAGGTCGATCCGCTCAAACTGCGGCGCGTCTCGAATAAGCGCGCGGCGCATTTCAGTTTTCGTCAGGAGCCGGGACCTAAAAACGCATTGGGTTCCCTGCGCATCTCCATGCCGAATAGCCACGACGTCTATATGCACGACACGCCGAACAAGAAGCTTTTCGACAGGGACTATCGCTTCCTTTCGCATGGCTGTGTGCGCGTCGAGGGCGTCTATGACCTCGCGTCCTGGCTTCTCGACGAAACCTCGCGTGATTGGACTCCCGACGCTCTCCGCGACGCCATCGACAGCGGCCGCAGCGAAAAGATCAGGCTGAGCCAGAGCGTCCCCGTCGCTTGGGTCTATATGACAGGCTGGGCGGAGGAAGACGGCCCCGCCTTTTTCCGCCACGACATCTATAACCTCGACAAGGGCGCGCGATCGCCGACGCGCCGCAGGTGA
- a CDS encoding SDR family oxidoreductase encodes MARVLVIGGTGFIGRHIVGRLIAEAHAVSAAGRAEVDIARDDVEKLEIKLAGFEVVVNCAGLVRNQGANTMDAVHAEGPVRLFTACAAAGVKRFIHISALGAAPQGETDYQRSKGTAEAFFADADPYGRRLDWRVLRPSVVVGRGGASTTWLLASATLPILPRIGADDWRFQPIHVDDLAELMARLVEGVESPRMIDVVGPEPMTAYELTRILRSWLGLQPTGAIRIPDRLLALATQIGGRFTSGPLNPDVMKMLARGNVSDPGPLTMALGRPPRDLRSALAREPGSYADRVAARLFFVRPMLRWSLALLWIATGLLSFGLYPIDKSYEMLAAIGLYGPLAAAALYGGAAIDLALGAALLRGFRPVLVGWLQLASMAAFTLLALGLPTEYWLHPFAPILKNLPIAAAILVMIALEAG; translated from the coding sequence TTGGCCCGTGTTTTGGTGATCGGCGGGACCGGCTTCATTGGCCGGCACATCGTCGGGCGGCTCATCGCTGAAGCGCATGCGGTGTCGGCCGCTGGCCGCGCCGAGGTGGACATCGCCCGCGACGACGTCGAGAAGCTGGAGATCAAGCTGGCGGGCTTCGAGGTCGTCGTCAATTGCGCCGGCCTCGTCCGCAACCAAGGCGCCAACACCATGGACGCCGTGCACGCCGAAGGCCCCGTGCGGCTGTTCACGGCCTGCGCCGCCGCGGGGGTAAAGCGCTTCATTCATATCTCGGCGCTGGGCGCCGCGCCGCAGGGCGAGACCGACTATCAGCGCAGCAAAGGGACGGCGGAGGCCTTCTTTGCCGACGCCGATCCTTACGGGCGGCGGCTCGACTGGCGCGTGCTGCGTCCCTCGGTGGTGGTCGGCCGGGGAGGGGCGAGCACGACCTGGCTGCTGGCCTCGGCGACGCTGCCCATATTGCCGCGTATCGGCGCCGATGATTGGCGGTTTCAGCCGATCCATGTCGACGATCTCGCCGAGCTTATGGCGCGGCTTGTCGAGGGCGTCGAGTCGCCGCGCATGATCGACGTCGTGGGTCCGGAGCCGATGACGGCCTATGAGCTGACCCGCATCCTGCGAAGCTGGCTTGGCCTGCAGCCGACGGGCGCCATCCGCATCCCCGACCGCCTGTTGGCGCTCGCCACGCAGATCGGCGGACGGTTCACCAGCGGGCCGCTCAATCCGGATGTGATGAAGATGCTCGCGCGCGGCAATGTCTCCGATCCCGGCCCCTTGACCATGGCGCTCGGCCGCCCGCCGCGCGATCTGCGCAGCGCGCTGGCGCGGGAGCCGGGGTCGTATGCGGACCGTGTGGCGGCGCGGCTCTTCTTCGTGCGGCCGATGTTGCGCTGGAGCCTCGCGCTGCTGTGGATCGCCACCGGCCTCCTGTCCTTCGGGCTTTACCCGATCGACAAAAGCTATGAGATGCTCGCCGCCATCGGCCTTTACGGGCCGCTCGCCGCCGCCGCGCTCTATGGCGGCGCGGCCATCGATCTTGCGCTCGGCGCGGCGCTTTTGCGCGGCTTTCGGCCGGTCCTCGTCGGTTGGCTGCAGCTCGCGAGCATGGCGGCCTTCACGCTTCTCGCGCTCGGCCTTCCCACCGAGTACTGGCTACATCCCTTTGCGCCGATCCTGAAGAATCTGCCGATCGCCGCCGCCATTCTCGTGATGATCGCCTTGGAGGCCGGATGA
- a CDS encoding (2Fe-2S) ferredoxin domain-containing protein: MTESTARPENKPPARLIVCVGPNCDAHGRGRALLAEVQATLSVAFPDALADGRLKIATRQCLRLCTRDPVVRLEPSGDAFSDPDVDELIRDISAALR, from the coding sequence ATGACGGAATCAACGGCGCGCCCAGAAAACAAACCGCCCGCCCGCCTCATCGTCTGCGTCGGCCCGAACTGCGATGCTCATGGCCGCGGGCGCGCCTTGCTGGCCGAGGTTCAGGCGACGCTTTCCGTCGCCTTTCCCGACGCGCTCGCCGACGGCCGGCTTAAAATCGCGACGCGCCAGTGCCTGCGGCTCTGCACGCGCGATCCCGTCGTGCGGCTGGAGCCTTCGGGCGACGCCTTCTCCGACCCGGATGTGGATGAGCTGATCCGCGACATTTCGGCGGCGCTGCGTTAG
- the hemW gene encoding radical SAM family heme chaperone HemW, with product MATIRNAFDPGFGVYIHWPFCLSKCPYCDFNSHVRRGDVDEDRFVEAFAVELKHRAKLVPGREVRSVFFGGGTPSLMSPSTAGAILGEIAKHWTMAKDVEITLEANPTSVEASRFKGFKAAGVNRVSLGLQALNDIDLKALGRQHSVAEALMALDVATSTFERASFDLIYGRTGQTPAAWRKELDLALARAPEHISLYQLTIEPETMFERLVNTGKMTLPDPDTQRALWDVTQEVTARHGMPAYEVSNHARPGAECRHNLVYWRYGEYIGVGPGAHGRIVTTRGRRAQACERHPEMWLTCVETEGHGLVEDELLNPEQEGDEFLLMGLRLREGIDPQRYFLLTGKKLSQSRISELIGDGLVEVTRENRLRVSSEGFPVLDAVVADLAA from the coding sequence ATGGCGACGATTCGAAACGCATTCGACCCCGGCTTCGGCGTTTACATCCATTGGCCGTTCTGCCTGTCGAAATGCCCCTATTGCGACTTCAACAGCCACGTCCGGCGCGGCGACGTGGACGAGGATCGCTTTGTCGAGGCCTTCGCGGTGGAGCTCAAGCATCGCGCGAAGCTCGTCCCGGGCCGCGAGGTCCGCTCGGTTTTCTTCGGCGGCGGCACGCCCTCGCTGATGTCGCCCTCGACGGCGGGCGCAATCCTCGGCGAGATCGCCAAGCATTGGACCATGGCCAAGGACGTCGAGATCACGCTCGAGGCCAATCCGACGAGCGTCGAGGCGTCGCGCTTCAAGGGTTTCAAGGCGGCGGGGGTCAACCGCGTCTCGCTCGGCCTGCAGGCCTTGAACGACATCGACCTGAAGGCGCTCGGCCGCCAGCATTCGGTGGCCGAGGCGCTGATGGCGCTGGACGTCGCGACCTCCACCTTCGAGCGCGCCTCTTTCGATCTCATCTACGGCCGCACCGGCCAGACGCCCGCCGCCTGGCGCAAGGAGCTGGACCTCGCTTTGGCCCGCGCGCCCGAGCATATTTCGCTCTATCAGCTCACCATCGAGCCTGAGACCATGTTCGAGCGCCTGGTGAACACGGGCAAGATGACGCTCCCCGACCCCGACACGCAGCGCGCTTTGTGGGACGTGACGCAGGAAGTCACCGCGCGCCACGGAATGCCGGCCTATGAGGTCTCCAACCACGCGCGGCCCGGCGCGGAATGCCGGCACAATCTCGTCTATTGGCGCTACGGCGAATATATCGGCGTCGGCCCCGGCGCGCATGGCCGCATCGTGACAACGCGCGGCCGCCGCGCCCAGGCCTGCGAGCGCCACCCCGAGATGTGGCTCACTTGCGTGGAGACCGAAGGCCACGGCCTCGTCGAGGACGAATTACTCAATCCGGAGCAGGAGGGCGACGAGTTCCTGCTGATGGGTCTGCGCCTGCGCGAGGGTATCGACCCGCAGCGCTATTTCCTGCTGACGGGAAAGAAGCTCTCGCAGTCGCGCATTTCCGAGCTGATCGGCGACGGCCTCGTGGAGGTCACGCGCGAGAACAGGCTCCGCGTGAGCTCGGAAGGCTTTCCGGTGCTCGACGCAGTGGTGGCGGATTTGGCGGCGTAA
- a CDS encoding Ku protein: protein MAESARTFWKGYLRLALVSIPVRLVAAEKAESEIRFHQVDRNSKQRIRYLKVAPGKGEVKKEDIVLGYEVEPGNYVFMEDEELDSLKLSTRHTIDLLQFVDAEEIEPLYFNRPYYVLPDGEVAEEGYRVLRDALWAKHKVGIGQLTLRGREHLVALFPMGEGQGLVLDTLRYDSELKNADDIFSAIGREKPREDMVQMAEDLIERRSEPFDPAKFRNHYAEALRELVKAKLGRGETVPVEEQVEPGAKVLDFMEALKRSVAASGGGEAPPEPPKKGKRAAAPPAKKPPAAKSSKAAKAPARRRAG from the coding sequence ATGGCCGAGTCGGCGCGCACATTCTGGAAGGGCTATTTGCGTCTGGCCCTTGTCTCCATTCCCGTCCGGCTGGTGGCGGCGGAAAAGGCCGAGTCGGAAATCCGCTTCCACCAGGTCGACCGCAACTCCAAGCAACGCATCCGCTACCTCAAGGTCGCGCCGGGCAAAGGCGAGGTCAAGAAGGAGGACATCGTCCTCGGTTACGAGGTCGAGCCGGGAAATTACGTCTTCATGGAAGATGAGGAGCTCGACTCGCTGAAGCTGTCAACGCGGCATACGATCGACCTGCTGCAATTCGTCGACGCCGAGGAGATCGAGCCGCTCTATTTCAACCGGCCTTACTATGTGCTGCCCGACGGTGAAGTCGCCGAGGAGGGCTATCGCGTCCTGCGCGACGCGCTCTGGGCCAAGCATAAGGTCGGCATCGGCCAGCTCACTTTGCGTGGACGGGAGCATCTCGTCGCTTTGTTCCCGATGGGCGAAGGGCAGGGGCTCGTGCTCGATACGCTGCGCTACGACAGCGAGCTGAAGAATGCCGACGACATCTTCTCCGCGATCGGCCGCGAGAAGCCGCGCGAAGACATGGTGCAGATGGCCGAGGATTTGATCGAACGGCGCAGCGAGCCTTTCGATCCGGCGAAATTCCGCAACCACTATGCCGAAGCCTTGCGCGAGCTGGTGAAGGCGAAGCTCGGGCGCGGCGAGACCGTGCCGGTCGAGGAGCAGGTCGAGCCCGGCGCCAAGGTGCTCGATTTCATGGAGGCGTTGAAACGCTCGGTCGCCGCCAGCGGGGGCGGGGAAGCGCCGCCTGAGCCGCCGAAGAAGGGCAAGCGGGCGGCTGCCCCACCGGCGAAGAAACCCCCAGCCGCGAAATCCTCCAAGGCTGCGAAGGCGCCGGCGCGGCGCCGGGCCGGATAA